In a single window of the Myxococcus stipitatus genome:
- the selB gene encoding selenocysteine-specific translation elongation factor yields the protein MIVGTAGHIDHGKTSLVKALTGIDTDRLQEEKRRGITLELGFAHLTLDDGAVAGVVDVPGHERFVKAMAAGAGGVDLVVLVVASDEGVMPQTREHLDICRLLGVRAGVIALTKSDLLSELGPEWRALVEADLAALTAGTFLEGAPVVPCSARTGEGLAALRAALTQAALALDSRPSEGPLFLPVDRVFTLKGFGTVVTGTLLSGAVSVEDAVSLLPGAPGPLRVRGVQRHGQPVPRAVAGERAAVNLGGVEADALRRGMVLTRAGELPETRMLDVELSLLPAAEAPLPRRKKLLLHLGTAQVEATVALLDVEKLEPGETTLAQLRLEEPVAALVGQRFILRGSRALPGRGATVAGGRVLSNAPPRRRRGGAALVSPLREADAAGQVTWLLRQAGYRGLTQAELFGRSGLAPRVLTRALELLGARGGVVLLDRERRWYLSGEVLEGLQGRSLALLAAFHEREPLRDGLPREELRQRLSAELDARAFQRVLQGLVDAAKVEVDKDVARLRGRGRTLSLGDEAARARLAAELSAAGLGPPTQGELSQKLQLPEPRLRELLKVLAAQGVVVRVSDDLCFDAGALASLRERLVAHLREKKEITTQGFKELVGQSRKFVIPLSEYFDREKVTLRVGEKRVLRRG from the coding sequence ATGATTGTCGGGACGGCGGGCCACATCGACCACGGCAAGACGTCCCTGGTGAAGGCGCTCACCGGCATCGACACCGACCGTCTCCAGGAGGAGAAGCGCCGGGGCATCACCCTGGAGCTGGGCTTCGCGCACCTGACGCTGGATGACGGCGCGGTGGCGGGCGTGGTCGACGTCCCGGGCCACGAGCGTTTCGTGAAGGCCATGGCCGCGGGCGCGGGCGGCGTGGACCTGGTGGTGCTGGTGGTGGCGTCGGACGAGGGCGTCATGCCCCAGACGCGTGAGCACCTGGACATCTGTCGGCTGCTCGGCGTGCGCGCGGGGGTCATCGCCCTCACCAAGTCGGACCTGCTCTCGGAGCTGGGGCCGGAGTGGCGCGCGCTGGTGGAGGCGGACCTGGCCGCGCTCACCGCGGGAACGTTCCTCGAGGGCGCGCCGGTGGTGCCCTGCTCGGCTCGCACGGGCGAGGGGCTCGCCGCGCTGCGCGCCGCGCTCACCCAGGCCGCGCTCGCGCTGGACTCGCGCCCCTCGGAGGGGCCGCTCTTCCTGCCGGTGGACCGCGTCTTCACGCTCAAGGGGTTCGGCACGGTGGTGACGGGCACGCTCCTGTCGGGCGCGGTGTCGGTGGAGGACGCGGTGTCGCTGCTGCCGGGCGCGCCGGGGCCGCTGCGCGTGCGCGGCGTGCAGCGCCATGGCCAGCCCGTGCCGCGCGCGGTGGCGGGTGAGCGCGCGGCGGTGAACCTGGGCGGCGTGGAGGCGGACGCGCTGCGCCGGGGCATGGTGCTCACGCGCGCGGGGGAGCTTCCCGAGACGCGCATGCTGGATGTCGAGCTGTCGCTGCTGCCGGCGGCCGAGGCGCCGCTGCCGCGCCGCAAGAAGCTGCTGCTGCACCTGGGCACCGCGCAGGTGGAGGCCACGGTGGCGCTACTGGACGTGGAGAAGCTCGAGCCCGGGGAGACGACGCTCGCGCAGCTGCGGCTCGAGGAGCCCGTGGCCGCGCTCGTGGGACAGCGCTTCATCCTGCGCGGCTCCCGCGCGCTGCCCGGACGGGGGGCCACGGTGGCGGGAGGCCGCGTGCTGTCGAACGCCCCGCCCCGGCGGCGCAGGGGCGGCGCGGCCCTGGTGTCTCCGCTGCGCGAGGCGGATGCCGCGGGGCAGGTGACGTGGCTGTTGCGACAGGCGGGCTACCGGGGGCTGACGCAGGCGGAGTTGTTCGGCCGCTCGGGGCTGGCGCCCCGGGTGCTGACGCGCGCGTTGGAGCTGCTCGGCGCGCGGGGTGGGGTGGTGCTGCTGGACCGGGAGCGCCGGTGGTACCTGTCGGGAGAGGTCCTGGAGGGGCTCCAGGGGCGCTCGCTCGCGTTGTTGGCCGCCTTCCACGAGCGCGAGCCCCTGCGCGACGGGCTGCCCCGCGAGGAGCTGCGCCAGCGGTTGTCGGCGGAGCTGGACGCGCGGGCCTTCCAGCGCGTGTTGCAGGGACTGGTGGACGCGGCGAAGGTGGAGGTGGACAAGGACGTGGCGCGCCTGAGGGGGCGCGGGCGGACGCTGTCCCTGGGGGACGAGGCGGCCCGGGCGAGGCTCGCGGCGGAGCTGTCCGCGGCGGGGCTCGGCCCGCCCACCCAGGGCGAGCTGTCCCAGAAGCTCCAGCTCCCCGAGCCCCGCCTGAGGGAGCTCTTGAAGGTGCTGGCCGCCCAGGGCGTGGTGGTGCGCGTCAGCGACGACCTGTGCTTCGACGCGGGCGCCCTGGCGTCCTTGCGGGAGCGGCTGGTTGCCCACCTCCGCGAGAAGAAGGAGATTACGACCCAGGGGTTCAAGGAGCTGGTGGGACAGAGCCGCAAGTTCGTCATTCCCCTGTCCGAGTACTTCGACCGTGAGAAGGTGACGCTCCGCGTGGGCGAGAAGCGGGTGCTGCGTCGAGGATGA